One part of the Esox lucius isolate fEsoLuc1 chromosome 10, fEsoLuc1.pri, whole genome shotgun sequence genome encodes these proteins:
- the tuft1b gene encoding tuftelin 1b → MLTDEASQIQEVRYCLKTLREQMAARQNSTNKKPPANGYKVSVTLPTTIVANGNTVGTELETHVCSTEESAKLRELSKRLYAQMKETEKRHQEEKDRLQAESNEFRRRLDERSERLKLVEGKVVERDKKVEELERLLGGMEREAASLRDNISASEAELLQWRAAKEEGAEKEQRIEELEKELAVLKQKIHHLDDMLKCQQRKVRHMIEQLQNSRTVIQERDRVIRDLEEKVAFLEAENTEMRDQMEYLLEGQTPPSTSTIETKNKPQIIYSKPITPSSLDGNKSLPLIRVIEIKS, encoded by the exons ATGCTGACAGACGAGGCGTCTCAGATACAGGAG GTTCGGTACTGTCTGAAGACTTTGAGGGAACAGATGGCTGCCAGGCAGAATAGCACCAACAAAAAG CCTCCAGCCAATGGTTACAAAGTCAGTGTCACCCTACCAACAACAATTGTGGCTAATGGTAACACTGTTGGGACTGAATTGGAAACACAT GTGTGTTCTACAGAGGAGAGTGCAAAACTAAGGGAGTTGAGCAAGCGCCTGTATGCCCAGATGAAGGAAACAGAGAAGAGGCACCAAGAGGAAAAAGACCGTTTGCAG GCTGAGAGCAATGAGTTCCGCAGGCGTCTCGATGAGCGGTCAGAGCGCCTGAAGCTGGTAGAAGGGAAAGTGGTGGAGCGGGACAAGAAAGTGGAGGAGTTGGAGAGGCTCCTGGGGGGAATGGAACGGGAGGCTGCTTCACTGAGGGACAACATTTCTGCCAGCGAGGCTGAACTTCTACAGTGGAGAGCAGCCAAAGAAGAAGGGGCAGAGAAAGAGCAGAG GAttgaggaattggagaaggagCTGGCCGTTCTGAAGCAGAAGATTCATCATTTGGACGATATGCTAAAGTGCCAACAGAGGAAGGTCCGCCACATGATTGAACAG CTACAGAACTCTCGGACAGTTATACAGGAGAGGGATCGTGTAATCAGGGATCTGGAGGAGAAGGTGGCTTTCCTGGAGGCTGAG AACACAGAGATGCGTGACCAGATGGAGTACCTCCTGGAGGGCCAGACACCCCCATCTACGTCAACTATAGAGACCAAAAACAAGCCACAGATAATCTACAG CAAGCCAATAACACCCTCATCATTGGATGGCAACAAGTCACTTCCTTTAATCAGAGTCATCGAAATCAAGTCCtaa